One segment of Pseudomonas sp. FP2196 DNA contains the following:
- a CDS encoding Ig-like domain-containing protein, with translation MNKWPRFALNALGLALSLTGSAYAQLAAVDPGPYTFATGKFPMWYQDNNLLSMELCQSRAASSRVPVSTPPAYMCILLAEPGIYDDTQPMIFPDNWPPEAFWFLAEATIPQVGNSGYELEAYVAAMEAAFASENPVDGDQASFARIRIRVSVPTAGTYTITHPYGVETVNVTTPGRRAINITRDIGIGAPGNFSGALTGAIGPFLRSVNGPYTEVNPDTGATETFVGDPNLTEAVTGSPFDTNFVRITGPAGTIQSNIFSLSGKVLDNRQQTQVEIDRATYHRTAAGVRAEVFAKADSSSALCFRETVALLPGPPPTPCQTSLLGDNNGLFFGQRLGAGAVPPVVVVTATNPTGTTRPTAVSAKLTDVVKIQTARYSWSNHSLLIEATSTDEVAVPDMVAQGYGRLSKTGTLQRITIADLTQPPAIVTVKSAAGGSDTEAVEVVGTAPNTGENQPPIANTDAGSTSFGVPITLSLLTNDSDPDGDTPLSITALTQPAAGQGTVVLSGSTAVVYTPPAVVNAPLTTTFTYKAQDVKGLASAAPATVTITVAPNRAPTAVADSVATLGVAIPINVLANDTDPEGNVPLGVASLTQPAVGRGTVSTDGTVITYTPPATVTTAFTTTFTYIARDSFGAQSTSATVTVQVSPRPAAETFTVTASTVQARSGGRFNWDFTGTSSVTTGNTITVQVTTPTGLVTLGTTTVPVTGRWRLTLANTLIVPSANPTATIRSSQGTVRTVSVNTL, from the coding sequence ATGAACAAGTGGCCACGCTTTGCGCTCAACGCGCTCGGGCTCGCTCTCTCGCTGACCGGCAGTGCCTATGCGCAACTCGCCGCCGTCGACCCCGGCCCCTACACCTTCGCCACCGGGAAATTCCCGATGTGGTACCAGGACAACAATTTGCTGTCGATGGAGCTGTGCCAGTCGCGCGCCGCCAGTTCGCGAGTGCCTGTCAGCACACCACCGGCCTACATGTGTATTTTGCTGGCCGAGCCTGGGATCTACGACGATACCCAGCCGATGATCTTCCCCGATAACTGGCCACCGGAAGCCTTCTGGTTCCTGGCGGAAGCCACCATCCCGCAAGTCGGTAACAGTGGTTATGAACTGGAAGCCTACGTGGCCGCAATGGAAGCGGCGTTCGCGTCGGAGAACCCGGTCGATGGCGATCAGGCGAGCTTTGCGCGGATCCGCATTCGGGTTTCGGTACCCACCGCTGGCACGTACACCATCACCCACCCTTACGGCGTGGAGACGGTCAATGTCACCACTCCCGGTCGGCGGGCGATCAACATCACCCGCGACATCGGCATCGGTGCCCCGGGCAACTTCAGTGGTGCGCTGACCGGAGCTATCGGCCCGTTCCTGCGCAGCGTCAACGGCCCTTATACCGAGGTGAACCCGGACACCGGCGCCACCGAAACCTTCGTTGGCGATCCGAATCTCACCGAGGCGGTGACCGGCAGCCCGTTCGACACCAACTTCGTACGCATCACCGGTCCCGCCGGCACGATCCAGTCCAATATCTTCAGTCTGTCCGGCAAGGTGCTCGACAACCGTCAGCAAACTCAGGTGGAAATCGACCGCGCCACCTATCACCGTACTGCCGCTGGCGTGCGTGCCGAAGTCTTCGCCAAGGCTGACAGCAGCTCGGCGCTGTGCTTCCGGGAAACCGTGGCATTGCTCCCCGGCCCGCCGCCGACGCCTTGTCAGACCAGTCTGCTGGGTGACAACAACGGCCTGTTCTTTGGTCAGCGCCTGGGCGCCGGCGCCGTACCGCCAGTAGTGGTGGTGACCGCCACCAACCCTACCGGCACCACGCGGCCTACAGCCGTGTCGGCCAAACTCACCGACGTGGTGAAAATACAGACCGCGCGCTACAGCTGGAGTAATCACAGCTTGCTGATCGAGGCCACCTCGACCGATGAAGTGGCCGTGCCGGACATGGTCGCGCAGGGTTACGGACGTCTGTCGAAAACCGGCACCCTGCAACGCATCACCATCGCCGACCTGACCCAGCCACCGGCCATCGTGACGGTGAAATCCGCCGCCGGCGGCAGCGACACCGAGGCTGTTGAGGTAGTCGGCACCGCGCCGAACACCGGTGAAAACCAGCCACCGATCGCCAATACCGACGCCGGCAGCACCAGTTTCGGCGTGCCGATCACCCTCAGCCTGTTGACCAACGACAGCGATCCCGACGGCGACACGCCGCTGAGCATCACCGCGCTGACCCAACCGGCCGCCGGCCAGGGCACCGTCGTCCTTAGCGGCTCCACCGCTGTGGTCTACACCCCGCCAGCCGTGGTGAACGCGCCATTGACCACGACCTTCACCTACAAGGCACAAGACGTCAAAGGTCTGGCCTCGGCGGCACCGGCCACCGTGACCATCACCGTCGCGCCCAACCGGGCACCGACCGCAGTCGCCGACAGCGTCGCGACACTGGGCGTGGCGATCCCGATCAACGTCCTGGCCAACGACACCGATCCGGAAGGCAACGTGCCGCTGGGCGTCGCCAGCCTGACCCAACCTGCTGTCGGCCGCGGTACGGTCAGCACCGACGGTACGGTGATTACCTACACCCCACCGGCCACCGTGACCACGGCGTTCACCACCACCTTCACCTACATCGCCCGGGACAGCTTCGGCGCCCAGTCGACGTCGGCCACGGTGACGGTGCAAGTCTCGCCACGGCCAGCGGCGGAGACCTTCACGGTCACCGCCTCGACGGTGCAGGCACGCTCCGGTGGACGCTTCAACTGGGACTTCACCGGCACCTCCTCGGTGACCACCGGCAACACCATCACCGTGCAGGTCACCACCCCGACCGGGCTGGTCACTTTGGGCACGACCACGGTACCGGTGACCGGCCGCTGGCGGCTGACGCTGGCCAACACGTTGATAGTGCCATCGGCTAATCCGACCGCGACCATCCGTTCGTCCCAGGGCACCGTGCGCACGGTGTCGGTGAACACACTTTGA